Sequence from the Cryptococcus neoformans var. grubii H99 chromosome 3, complete sequence genome:
AAATATATTATTCATGTAACAAAAGACCCACTGGAAAAGTTGTAAGGggtttgaggttgaggaacGTTGACAATCTGCGATTACCCAATTAGCAGATATCAAGTGCGGTAAGTGAATAGGCTTACGCTGCCGCTCATAGATGCGACGAGGGTAATGGAACCACCTTCAGGCATTAGCTTGGCAGCCTCAAGAGCGCAGTACCAAGTACCCATAATGTTGATATCCAGCAgcttcttgatcttgtcGATGGGGTACTCGTGAGCGACAAAATTTTCGACAATACCGGCAGCAGTGACAACGGCGTCGAGTCGGCCAAATCTCTCCTTGACGGTGCTAAAGACCTGTTTGACAGAGGCCTCGTCGGAAACGTCGCAACCGAGACCGATAGCCTCGATTTCACCCTTCTCGGCTTCACCGTTCTCGACTACATGATGACACGTTAACAGAGTTCACGGCAAATAATTGAATACGATACTCACCAAACCAGTCAACGAGCTCCTTGGCTGCACGCTCGGCATCCTCCTGCTTGAGATCGACAAGGACAATGGCGTTCGCGCCGCTTTCAAGTCGCCATCAGCGCCGATCAGGAACAGAAGTCAATGCCATGTGCCAACGGCGAAAAAAGGCCAGAACCAGGCGTCACCGCGAATTAAGAAAACGGCGATAGCCGCCGCCTCATTCGTCCTTTGCCGCACATTCGGATGGAAAGTCCAAAAGCCGGGACTGGGGCCATGGAGGAAAGCATCGGTACTCACGATTCGACGAAAGTCCTGGCCATCATGTTACCAAGACCTCGAGCCGCACCAGTGACAAGGCAGACCTTGCCGTCCATAGAGAAAGATGCAAGAGTTCGCTTGCTGTGTCGACCAAAATCACCTCGCTGCATATCGTGGCCGGGATGCTTGTCTACCCATTTCTACATCATATCACGTGTCAACACAGATACAAAAAAAGCGCACTGGGATACGAGATCCTTTGAAACAAAGAAAACATGCGTGGCCACGATTCCACAATAAGATATTGGGATCTCGCCGACCGACATGGATTGTATGGATAGAAAAGCTCACCTCGGGGTGTTCAAATGTGAAACTCTCGTCAACAGCAGCGATCTTGGGCTCAATCTCGACTCGGTGCTCCTCGTAACCATCGTCCTTCTTGTTGCTGACAAGAGCGGACCTAGTGAAGGCCCGAAGTGGAGCGGTAGCAAAGGCAGATCGCCTAAGGGGATTGGCAGTGGCCTTGAAAACGCTAGAACGGATGAAGGACATTGTCAAAAGTTGTGAAGAGGGTACAAAAGTGACTTGGAAGTGAAAGGAAACTGAGAGTGCAAATAAAATTGAAAGGAAGACGCGGCCTTATATATCGTTGGCTCCATATTTTTCATAACAGCAATTAATCCTTGTTGTCGAAAGGCCTGCATGGTTCATCTGCCTTTCTAGTCTACTCTATCCACGACTCCACAcctttctttcatcttcaagcgAGTTGCCGAACCTGTAATTTTGTGGCCCCGCGCCTTTGAAAGTTTGAACTGAAAAAGGCACGGCTGGGGAGGTTCGGGCCGtcccgaagaagaaagtggTTACTTAAATTGATTCTAGCCCCTTGTGCCTGATTGATCCCGTTTGTTTTGCTCCTTAGTGCTACATTTTGGTATTCGTTCTGG
This genomic interval carries:
- a CDS encoding d-arabinitol 2-dehydrogenase — protein: MSFIRSSVFKATANPLRRSAFATAPLRAFTRSALVSNKKDDGYEEHRVEIEPKIAAVDESFTFEHPEKWVDKHPGHDMQRGDFGRHSKRTLASFSMDGKVCLVTGAARGLGNMMARTFVESGANAIVLVDLKQEDAERAAKELVDWFVENGEAEKGEIEAIGLGCDVSDEASVKQVFSTVKERFGRLDAVVTAAGIVENFVAHEYPIDKIKKLLDINIMGTWYCALEAAKLMPEGGSITLVASMSGSIVNVPQPQTPYNFSKAAVRHMARSLAVEWALKGIRVNALSPGYVLTNLTKVILDANPVLRDEWLNRIPMGRMADPSDLKGAVIYLASDSSKYTTGAEIMIDGGYTCL